In Ostrea edulis chromosome 6, xbOstEdul1.1, whole genome shotgun sequence, a single window of DNA contains:
- the LOC125646480 gene encoding beta-lactamase domain-containing protein 2-like yields MAFLKLSTFVVAVSVVIYVYTVNNSPKLHVPFGGHFHPDFKDVVDKFRENLHTGVEVGASLSIFHEGEPVVDIWGGFADVYTKRPWTENTLSIICSTTKGVTALVVALFVERGWLDYKKPVAYYWPEFGNNGKEEITVELLLSHQAGLSITNGTFPIQWIAEQPEKVYKFLERQTPYWKPGTGYAYHSVTYGLFVDSLLTKADPKHRRVDKIFKDEIGDKFGIELYHGLPNNLYYRVARHEPMSLDSILWKAISSLDFEPFRMIYKLLDSESIFMKGAISGTDRLPSDLSFNNPEYNKIPQSSMNGYSNARNLAKLFGIIANGGKTDKGILLSEKAIKVLEEPLTFGKSVDGLLNEQFGRGVMVMTENGQLIGFGHSGYGGQIAYADTKRRTGFAYVTSRLKELRLVLFYPDVKEYRETYYKCLQKYLENKRKKKL; encoded by the exons ATGGCCTTTTTAAAGCTATCAACGTTTGTTGTTGCTGTGTCTGTTGTTATTTACGTGTACACAGTGAACAACAGCCCAAAACTGCACGTACCATTTGGCGGACATTTCCATCCTGATTTTAAGGACGTGGTGGACAAATTCAG GGAGAACTTACACACAGGAGTCGAGGTGGGAGCATCTTTGTCAATTTTCCACGAGGGAGAGCCTGTTGTAGACATTTGGGGAGGATTCGCAGATGTGTACACTAAAAGACCCTGGACAGAGAACACATTGTCCATCATATGCTCCACAACTAAGGGAGTTACTGCTCTGGTAGTGGCACTGTTTGTAGAAAG GGGATGGTTAGATTACAAAAAGCCTGTGGCGTATTATTGGCCAGAATTCGGAAATAATGGCAAAGAAGAAATCACAGTGGAATTGTTACTAAGTCATCAG GCAGGTCTGTCTATCACAAATGGAACATTTCCGATACAGTGGATAGCTGAACAACCAGAGAAAGTTTACAAGTTTTTAGAACGACAGACACCATACTGGAAGCCCG GAACTGGTTACGCCTACCACTCCGTCACGTATGGGTTGTTTGTTGATTCCCTATTAACGAAGGCGGATCCTAAACACAGACGGGTggataaaatttttaaagatgaaatagGAGATAAATTCG gtATTGAACTATACCATGGTCTCCCGAACAACTTGTACTACAGAGTGGCTAGACATGAACCTATGTCACTTGATTCCATTCTGTGGAAGGCCATTTCGTCGCTGGATTTTGAACCATTCCGGATGATATATAAATTACTCGACTCGGAATCAATTTTTATGAAAGGAGCAATATCTGGAACAGATAGACTTCCATCG GATCTATCATTCAATAACCCGGAGTACAACAAAATTCCCCAGTCTTCGATGAATGGATACAGCAACGCTAGAAACCTGGCCAAGCTTTTTGGAATCATCGCCAATGGCGGGAAAACTGACAAAGGAATTCTTCTATCAGAGAAGGCGATTAAGGTCTTAGAGGAACCGCTTACTTTCGGAAAAAGTGTCGATGGATTGCTAAATGAACAGTTTGGACGTGGAGTCATGGTTATGACAGAAAATGGACAACTG ATTGGATTTGGACATTCTGGATATGGAGGTCAAATAGCATACGCTGATACTAAAAGGAGAACAGGATTTGCTTATGTCACTTCCAGATTAAAAGAATTAAGACTAGTACTTTTCTACCCAGACGTCAAGGAGTATAGAGAAACATACTACAAGTGCCTGCAGAAATATCTCGAAAACAAAAGGAAAAAGaaactttaa